The Fluviispira sanaruensis sequence GTGGGGAGCTTAATTGTAAAAATGGAACCAACTCCAAGTTCAGACTCCAAGAGCAATTCGCCCCCATGTTCCACTACAATATTTTTAACAATACTCAAACCCAAACCTGTGCCTTCGCCTTTAGGTTTTGTCGTGAAGAAGCTATCGAAAATTTTTATTTTAATATCCTCTGGAATACCTGTTCCTGTATCACTGATTGATATATATAAATAACCTTGATTAATAAATACTTTGATAGAGAGATCTTTTTTAGCTTGATCTTTCATTGCATCACAAGCATTGCTCATTAGATTCATTAAGACTTGTTCAAATTTATTTGGAAAGCATTTAATTACAATTTTATGAGGATGATTATCTAGATCATTGATAACATTTATCCCTAAATTCCTTAGTTTTTGCTTTACCATAAATAAACTATTTTCTATTAATGAATTAATTTCAATATATTCTTCTTTTTCTGAATGATCATTTCTTGAATAGTTTCTTAGATGATCAACAAGTTTTTTTATTTTACCACAAGCTTTATTTATTTGATATATATGATCGTTGAGTTCTTCTTTGGTTAATGAGTTTTTTTCGTCGAAATCATCTTTTAAATCTTCACACGTAAGTTGTATTATTCCAAGAGGACCTCTGATATCATGAACAACAGTTGCGGACAATTCTCCCAAGGCTGTGAGTTTAGAAGTGTGTAACATTTGTTCACTAAGATAATGATTTTCTTTTTTTAGTAGAACTGATGATAAAGATCTTCTAACTATAGGTAATATATCTTTTTGTACCGAAAATGGTTTTTCTAAAAAATTGTAACAACCTTGCCGAATAGCTCGATTGACAATTTTATTACTGAGATGCCCAGTCATAATTATAATAGGTGCTTCCTGATTTTTTTCTTTAATAAAGTTCAGTAAAGTAAACCCATCACCATCGGGTAATTTTAAATCCAATAGAAAAAGGTCAATTAATTTAGCGTTATCAGTTATATAATTTCGAGCCTCTGCTAAAGTTGATAATATATGTGTTTCATAATTAAGCACACTGAATTCTTTGTTTATAACTTTACTAATATACTCATCATCTTCAACTACAAGTATATTGAGCTTAGCATCATCCATTCAGAAAACCTTCTTATAGAATTCTAAGAGTCATTAAACTTAAGGCTTATCGGGTTTGAGAGTAAGATCATTTAGTGAGATCATGGGTTGAAAAAAATTGCCACTGCGGACATATTCGAACCAAGGTAACAACTCAGGTTTGCGATTTGTTATATACTCATAAGCATTTGAGCAAGTTTTAGCTATCCAATGCTCAATCACTAATTTCCTCTCTAAATCAGATAAAAGATGGTTTTCGGAACTTTTTTCAAAAAATTCACGCAAAGCTTGTAAAATAATTCCAGCACAGACTGAAACATTAAGGGACTCCATGAATCCATACATTTCAACTGAGATATAAGCATCTGCATGATTTTGCCACTCAGGAGAAACACCATGCAATTCACTGCCAAAAATGAGGGCTATTTTTTTATCACCCATGAATTCTTTAAAAGCAGTGCTATCAAACTGATTGCTTGAAAATGATGGAATTTTTTCGCTATAATGTTGAGCTGTTCGCGAAAAATCCGGTAAGGAAACAAGTATGATTTTATAGCCATTTTGTTTCAAAATATGTGAGCATTTTTCAATAGACACAAGCCTTTTAGGCATGAGCCACTGACTTGCGCCCCTATCAATCGTATCTGCAGTGCGAAATCGCATTTCTTGATTTGAATAAAGAAAGAAAAGATCAAGGAAACCAAATGCATCGATTGTTCTTAATATTGCACTTATATTGTGAGCATGATGGGTGTTTTCAAAAACTGTTAATACTTTTCTGCTTCTTTTCCCAGCTACTTTTTCCATTTTTGCCAAACGTGGCTCAGTCATAAAGCCACGTAATGCAGCATCAATTTTTCCGAAATCATTTTTCAGATGCTCTGGAATGAAGTATTGTGTTGATGAATCATAAGAAGCTGTTGGACCCGTCCAAATCATTTTTTTCCTTTCTCCTCTTTAAAAAAAAGCGAGGATATTTATGTCTATCCATAATGTACGTTTATTCACAACAAAAACTTTCATTCCAGGTAATCCTGCACCTAGAGGTGCTGCACTCAATACAAAAGGTTGGTTGCAAGAAGCAGCCTTACGTATGCTTCTCAACAATTTAGACAGAGAAGTTGCAGAAAACCCTGAAGAGCTTGTGGTTTATGGGGGGCGTGGTAAAGCGGCTCGCTCGCTTCCTGATTTCCATAACATCACAAAAGCATTGCAAGAGTTAGATAATGATGAAAGTTTATTGATTCAAAGTGGCAGTCCGGTTGCGCGCATAAAGACTTGGGAAAATGCTCCAAGGGTCATGATTGCAAACAGTAATTTAGTTGGAAATTGGGCAAATTGGGATCACTTTGATGAGCTCGAGAAAAAAGGTCTCATGATGTACGGACAGATGACTGCTGGAAGCTGGATATATATTGGTTCACAGGGGATTGTGCAGGGAACTTTTGAGACTTTTAATGAAGCTTTTCATCAGCATTATCAGGGTAAAAGTAAAGGTAAATTTATATTTTCTGCAGGTCTTGGCGGCATGGGAGGGGCTCAGCCATTGGCTGCCGTTTTAACGGGAGCTTGTTTTCTAGGGGTAGAAGTGGATAGAAAACGCGCAGAAATGCGTTTGAAATCTAGGTATCTCGATGAAATATATGACGATATTGATTCTGCAATGGCATCGCTCAACAATCATTTAGAAAGAGGCTTAGCTAAAAGTATTGCTATTATTGGTAATGTTGTTGATATTTTACCGAAATTACTCGAGAGAAAAGATTTTAAACCGAGTCTTGTAACAGATCAAACGTCAGCACATGATCCCATTTATGGCTATGTACCTCAAGGATACTCTCTAGAAAAAGTCGAAAAATTAAGAAAATCGAACCCCAAACTCGTTGAAAAAGATGTGCTCACAAGTATTGCGAAACATGTAAATTGTTTGTTGGAATTAAAGGGGCGAGGGATTCCAACTTTTGATTATGGAAATAATATTAGAGCGATGGCAGAAAAAGCGGGAATTCAAAATGCTTTTCAAATCAGAGGGTTTGTTCCGGAATACATTCGCCCGCTCTTTTGTAAAGGCAAGGGTCCCTTTCGTTTCGCTATGCTGAGTGGAGAGTTAAGTGATCTCAAAAAAGCAGATGCCGCACTGCTTAATTTATTTTCAGATTATGAAGAAATCCAACGCTGGCTCAAGGTTGCCTCTGAAAGAATTTCTGTTCAAGGATTGCCTGCCAGAATTTTGTGGTTAGGGTATGGTGATAGATTAAAAGCAGGGTTACTCTTGAATCAGATGGTAAAAAATGGAGAAATAAGTTGTCCCATTGTGATTGGCAGAGATCATCTTGACTGCGGCAGTGTGGCATCTCCTTATCGTGAAACAGAGGGGATGAAAGACGGAAGTGATGCTGTGGCGGATTGGGCTCTTTTAAATGCATTTGGGAATATTGCCAGCGGAGCTTCTTGGGTGAGTTTTCATCACGGAGGAGGAGTTGGTATGGGTTATTCTCTTCATGCGGGAATGGTTATCGTAGCAGATGGAAGTGATGGGGCTTCTGAACGTTTAAAACGTGTCTTAACTTTTGATCCTGCTATGGGTATTTTTCGCCATGCAGATGCGGGTTATGAAACTGCACAAAACATTGCATATGAGCAAATGTCTGGTAAAGTTGAAGAAAACTCTCCTCATTATTATCCACGTGTCCTTAAGGACTGAGGTGAATTATGGCTGCAAAAATTTGGTCGACAAAAAAGCATAAAAAAATTCTTTTTAAAAACTCTCCATGCGTCGTTACTTTAAAAGATTGGGATTCTTTAGAAAATGACAGTCTATCTCAAAAGGGATTGTCCGTAATAAAGAATTGTGATGTGCTAATTAATGATGGAATTATTTCTGATATAGGTGAAGATCTTTTAAATAAAAGTGATAATTTAGGCGAAATTGAAGTCGTTGATTCTTCTAAATATGTTATTATTCCTGGTTTGATTGATTGTCACAGTCACCCTATTTTTGCTGGAAGCCGGGCGAATGAAACAGTGCTTAAATCGCAGGGAATGACTTATGAAGAAATATCTGCAAAGGGTGGTGGCATAGTTGCTACGATGAAAGCCACTCGGAAAGTTACAACACAAGAACTCTCTGAACTTTATAAATTAAATGCAATAGACTCTCTTGCGCGTGGAATTGTCATATTAGAAGCAAAAACAGGTTATGGTTTAAATCCAGTGCAAGAAAGAAAAATGCTTGAAGCACTTTATGAAGCTCATTCTGGCAAAGATGCAAACGAATTACCTCTCTTGTGCCCGACATATTTGGGGCCTCATGCTGCAAGTCCAGAGTACAGAGGTTTAGATAATTATATTCAAGCTCTGGTAGAAGATTTACCAAATATTGCAGCACTCGGTGAAGAGGCTGTTAAAAAGGGAATATCTTTTCCACTAGCTGCAGATATTTTTCTTGAAAGAAACTACTTTACCAAGGAACAATCCGAACGTTGGTTAGGAGCAGCTCTTCAGCATGGGCTTGATGTTCATATTCATTCAGATGAGTTTTCTCGCAGTGGGGGTGCTGAATTAGCTGCAGAACTAGCACGCAGACTTGAACAAACAGCGAGTAAAAGAAGACAAAGAGGTCGTGTTTTGACTGTCGATCACTGCCAATATTCAACAGAGTCAGATTTAGGCCGGCTTGCTTTACTTGGAGTAGGAGCTGTTGCTTTACCAACAACAAGTTTCTTTAGTAAAATACCTTATGTCGATGCAAAACGTTTTAGGGCGTCTGGAATTAAAGTCGCTATAGGATCGGATTTTAATCCTGGCAGTTCTCCTATGAACAATATCTGGTTCTCGAGTTATTTGGCTTTATCACAATGCGGATTTTCGTTAGCAGAAGTTATTGCTGGCGTAACAATAAATGCTGCATTTGCCTTAGGATTGGAAAGAATATATGGCTCGCTTGAAATTGGTAAAAAAGCAGCTCTCGTTGCTTTTGATGGAAATTGTGTTGAAGATTTTTATAGTTCTCTTTTAGGCGATCATGTTCGGCATGTTGTTATTTAAAAGATTATATATTTAAAGAATCAATGAGGGGTGAAGAGAAAACTCTATGGGGATCATTTTCGTTTAAAATAGATGCGGCTCGATCCCAATCCGAATTGTCATCATCTTTGTTTTTGAAAGATGTAGATATTATATTTCGGATCATATTTTTATTAACCCAAGCTGAACTTTGATTATAAGCCCAACCCTTTGACCATTCGACACGGACTGTTGCATAAGGTTCACAATAATTTGTATAGATCCATTCTTCTAATTCTGTATAGAAATGATTGGCAAAGGGTGTGCCAGGTAGTGTTAAAACGTTTATCCATATACCAACATTCCAATCAGGATGTGAGTCTACTTTATGAATTGAAGATAAAATTGGAGAAGTATCTGTTAAGTTCCTGGCATTGTCTAACCCTGTTACTCTAATTTCCAGTGGACCATTAATCGGATATTTACTTTGAGCTCTGTATTTGTCAATAAGATAATTATACTGCTTATAGAGATCATTTAATACTTTTTGAATATTTTCTCTTTTGGTTATGACAACATATCCATTTGCAGTGACTTTCATTGTGGAAGGTCTAATATACAAAAGTAAATTTTTAGACCAGCCCCATAAATCAAAGCTATTCGAATACTCTAATCCTGCGGCGGTCACATAATACATCAATTTTCCAAACTGAGGTGTAATGCCTGTATGTCCAGCAACAATTGATTGTATCATTTTCGACATATTTTCGCTGATATTATCTGAAAAAGGATAATTGTAAGGATTGTTGACTTCTCGAGAATATTCAGGCTTTTTCTCATTCGTAATACTCCAAACTTTTAACCAAGGCTTATCGGTAAATGGATACCAAATAATTTCAGCTCTACCTGATTTATTTATAAAATGTGAAAAATTAAATTTTGAAGTCAGGGGATCACCAAAAATTTCAGCAGCTGGTATTCCAATAATACTTTGGCAGCGAATTCTCTGATTTTTTTCAACTCGTAATGTGACCTCGGTAATAAAAGCTCTGCCAAGATGGACAAGAAAAGCTTGGCATTGTGGGTGTGATCTTAGAAATTTTTTTAAAATATATTGATCACTTGCTGCATCCCAAACAATTGCTGTTAAGGAATCTATCTGGTTACTGAGTGAGCCATAGTTGTGGTGCGAAGAATGACTGTCTTCATCCACTAGCGATACAGCGCTGCCATGGCCATTTATTGCTAAGACTCCTCCTAGAGTGAGTTCGCCTGGAGCGGGTAAACAGGAGAAACCGAGATCATATTCTTCAAGTTGTGTAGCAAGCGCTTCCATCGTGATTCCAGTTTGGGCTGTGACATGGAATGGGTAATGGAATTTGTCGATAGTTACATTGTTAAGGTAAAGTTTGGTGTCAACTAAAATAATATTACTTGTTAGATCGCTATTGTTTGCAAGAGTGAGAGGAGACCAATTGTGTTGTTTTCCTTTCGGGCGCACTTTAAAATTATTTTTTTTTGCCCAATTGATTATCGTAATTATTTCGTCGCTATTTTTTGGCGCACACGTCCATAAAGCTTTTGCTTTTAACTCACCAGACCAATTTTCAAATTTTTCAAGATATACATTTATATTTTGTGGAAAATTGGGTAATGATAATGCATTTGCAATATTTATTTTAAAAAATGGAATTGTATTTATACTTGTCCCAATAGCTGCTGCTTTTGTGATATTAGATAAAAATTTTCTGCGGGTAGAAGTAATTTTAATATTTTTATTTTTCATAATATTTTCTCATAAATTTAGGACATCCAGATACAAGATTATAAGTTTTTTCTCGATTTAAAAACTGAATAACGTCATCGCCATAAATTGTAAAATGTGGTTTAAAAACTGTTCCCCAATAAGAAATGACAGATAAACTATGGCTTTTTATGACTCTATAAAAATCACAAATTTGCGGTAGAGAATGAATGCCAATATAAAAAATATCATTTTTTTCTACATCAACAACGGTTCCATTTGTAATTGTAAATGAAGATGAGCATGATTTACCAGAGTCTTTACAAACCCACATCATATAACCAGCCCCAAATAAAAGATCAATTCGTATACTGCTTTTGTTGTTGTTTGAAAATTCTTCAGAATAATTTGATTCATTAGAATAAGAGTATGCTGGATAGAAAAATAATAGAGTCAAAATAAAATATAAATAATACTTACTCATAAAATCTCCAAATAAATTTTTTGAAAAATACAGCTTAAATAAATTTTTATCAAGTATTTTTTTGCGTATTTTATTAAAATGAGATTTGTTGCATTTTTTTCGAATTCCAATTATTTCAAAATTTGTATCTAGAAATTTAATCAATTAATTTGAAATTATAAAGATAAATAAAGAAAAAAATTATTTTAAACATGGATTTTTATATTTCTTTTTTCAATTATTTCTAATTCAAGATTATTAATTAAAGTTGAAATTTGAGTTAAATGAAATTTAGAGAACCAATTTTTATATTCATGAAGAATGAGTTTTCCCTGATCTGAGTTTTCGCAATCGAGAAGGATTGAGTTTTTATTTGATATATCTTTTAAAATAAGATTGAATTCATTTTTATTATCAAGTATATAAATGAGGTAGTTTTTTCTCTAATAATCATCCTCGATTCTTTTTTTTTCTTTAATATGTTGAGTTATATCAGTTGCACAAATTATCTATTTTTCAGGGTTTTTGTCTTTATTAAAAATTTATGAATAAGAAAGTTTAAGGGTTATTTTTCCAAAAATTTCAACATAGGCATTGGAAATGGCATTATTTAGCGCATTAAAAAATTCTCTAAACTCTTAAACTATCATATTCATAGAAAAATGATAATTATTTTCTGATAAAAATATTGATTATGGCTTCCATTAGATGCTTTTCTTCAAATTTTTCAAGAAAAATACCAAGTTTTTCGTTCTGCAAATCTCGCTCTAGATTAGCATTTGAAATAGTTGTATGGAATATCACTGGAGCCGATTTTTCTTTATTTTGTCTCTTATACTCTCTGACCATATCAATCCCATTCATATAAGGCATTTCAATGTCAGAAATAATTAAATCATATTTATTCTGATTTTTTAAAAGTAAATCTAAGCCATCTTTTCCGTTTTTTGCTAAATCAATTTCAATTTCATATTTTTCCATAAGTTTTTTTAAAAGGAGTTGATAGACAGAAGAGTCTTCTACAATGAGTGCTTTTTTCTCAGAGAAATTATAATCTGTAATTTTATCTTTTGCCACTTCTCCTGGATTAAAACCGAAAGAGATAATATATTTTTCAATATCAAAAATATATCTATAGCAATCTTTTTCCTTAATAAGTCCACTTACAAATAAGTCTTTGCTTTGTTCCCAAATTTGTGGGGGAGGGAGGATATTTTCATTTTTTTGCATCTGTATTTTCTTTGTTTGATCGGCAATTATTCCGATATAAATATTTAAAATATTGCATATTATTATTCTCTTTTTTGTTTTTCTAGGTTTTTTAAGCTTTGGGATCTCATTCGCATAGTTTTTGAGCTCACTTGAAGCTTGTAAATGTAAAATTTCCAATACAGGAACTGGTATAGAATTCATATCGACAATAAATTTAAAAGGCTTAATTTCTCCTGGGATTTGTGTAAATTTGTCAAGCTCTATTACTGAGGAAATTTTTTGAACATTTAAGCAAAAGTTGATTTCTTGATTTTCATTTATGATTGAAAATGGTAATATTAATATATTTTTATCTTCATTGATATTTTTTTCATTCATATTAACGATCTCATTAGAGTGTTGAATTCCTCTTCGTCTAAAAAATAGGTTGGAACATTATTTAAGTTGATTATTTGTCCTGGAACTAAAGCATTTTTTTCATATAAATACTTTTGAACTTTGTCACATTTTAAAGTAAATAAGTTATTATTTGAAAATGCAATGGCTACTATTTTTTCTTTATCTTTTTTCTTTTTATTTTTACATTCTTCAATTTCTATCACAGGAAGTATTTTCCCTCTAATATTTATTATTCCTAAATGATTTTTAATTTTCTCTGGATATGGAGCAATTTCGATAGCGTCGACGATCTCATGCACATGTTTTATATCTAAAGCATAATGCATATTATTAATGCTTAATTTCACGAGTGTGCAATACTCGATTGTTGCCACTTCGCTTTGAATTTTCAAATTTGTCAAGGAAGTATTTTGATTTGAAAATAATTTATTGATATTATTCATGCTGACACCATTGACCTAAATTTTTGCCAAAAGACTTTTTTGTAATTCTATCGCATAATTTAGTCAGTGAAATAACAAATGTTGATTCACCAGTGGCCAAAATTGAAACACCTGAAATATATGGAAGTTCAGGAGAAATTGAAGGGTACTCTTTCACCACAATTTCTGCATTTGAGATAAACTCTCCTACTTGAACTGCAGCAATTTTTCCTGCATAACTTATAATGCATAAAGGAATTTTTTCTTTATAATTAAATATTTCTTTGTCTTTTTTTAAGTGTTTATATAAATAATCTTCGATATTAAAGCATTTAATAAAATCATTTCCACGTTTATAATAG is a genomic window containing:
- a CDS encoding hybrid sensor histidine kinase/response regulator; this encodes MDDAKLNILVVEDDEYISKVINKEFSVLNYETHILSTLAEARNYITDNAKLIDLFLLDLKLPDGDGFTLLNFIKEKNQEAPIIIMTGHLSNKIVNRAIRQGCYNFLEKPFSVQKDILPIVRRSLSSVLLKKENHYLSEQMLHTSKLTALGELSATVVHDIRGPLGIIQLTCEDLKDDFDEKNSLTKEELNDHIYQINKACGKIKKLVDHLRNYSRNDHSEKEEYIEINSLIENSLFMVKQKLRNLGINVINDLDNHPHKIVIKCFPNKFEQVLMNLMSNACDAMKDQAKKDLSIKVFINQGYLYISISDTGTGIPEDIKIKIFDSFFTTKPKGEGTGLGLSIVKNIVVEHGGELLLESELGVGSIFTIKLPTSKILRGENDSSDPSPSKAA
- a CDS encoding TrmH family RNA methyltransferase; translation: MIWTGPTASYDSSTQYFIPEHLKNDFGKIDAALRGFMTEPRLAKMEKVAGKRSRKVLTVFENTHHAHNISAILRTIDAFGFLDLFFLYSNQEMRFRTADTIDRGASQWLMPKRLVSIEKCSHILKQNGYKIILVSLPDFSRTAQHYSEKIPSFSSNQFDSTAFKEFMGDKKIALIFGSELHGVSPEWQNHADAYISVEMYGFMESLNVSVCAGIILQALREFFEKSSENHLLSDLERKLVIEHWIAKTCSNAYEYITNRKPELLPWFEYVRSGNFFQPMISLNDLTLKPDKP
- the hutU gene encoding urocanate hydratase, which gives rise to MSIHNVRLFTTKTFIPGNPAPRGAALNTKGWLQEAALRMLLNNLDREVAENPEELVVYGGRGKAARSLPDFHNITKALQELDNDESLLIQSGSPVARIKTWENAPRVMIANSNLVGNWANWDHFDELEKKGLMMYGQMTAGSWIYIGSQGIVQGTFETFNEAFHQHYQGKSKGKFIFSAGLGGMGGAQPLAAVLTGACFLGVEVDRKRAEMRLKSRYLDEIYDDIDSAMASLNNHLERGLAKSIAIIGNVVDILPKLLERKDFKPSLVTDQTSAHDPIYGYVPQGYSLEKVEKLRKSNPKLVEKDVLTSIAKHVNCLLELKGRGIPTFDYGNNIRAMAEKAGIQNAFQIRGFVPEYIRPLFCKGKGPFRFAMLSGELSDLKKADAALLNLFSDYEEIQRWLKVASERISVQGLPARILWLGYGDRLKAGLLLNQMVKNGEISCPIVIGRDHLDCGSVASPYRETEGMKDGSDAVADWALLNAFGNIASGASWVSFHHGGGVGMGYSLHAGMVIVADGSDGASERLKRVLTFDPAMGIFRHADAGYETAQNIAYEQMSGKVEENSPHYYPRVLKD
- a CDS encoding amidohydrolase family protein produces the protein MAAKIWSTKKHKKILFKNSPCVVTLKDWDSLENDSLSQKGLSVIKNCDVLINDGIISDIGEDLLNKSDNLGEIEVVDSSKYVIIPGLIDCHSHPIFAGSRANETVLKSQGMTYEEISAKGGGIVATMKATRKVTTQELSELYKLNAIDSLARGIVILEAKTGYGLNPVQERKMLEALYEAHSGKDANELPLLCPTYLGPHAASPEYRGLDNYIQALVEDLPNIAALGEEAVKKGISFPLAADIFLERNYFTKEQSERWLGAALQHGLDVHIHSDEFSRSGGAELAAELARRLEQTASKRRQRGRVLTVDHCQYSTESDLGRLALLGVGAVALPTTSFFSKIPYVDAKRFRASGIKVAIGSDFNPGSSPMNNIWFSSYLALSQCGFSLAEVIAGVTINAAFALGLERIYGSLEIGKKAALVAFDGNCVEDFYSSLLGDHVRHVVI
- a CDS encoding cholesterol oxidase substrate-binding domain-containing protein, whose translation is MKNKNIKITSTRRKFLSNITKAAAIGTSINTIPFFKINIANALSLPNFPQNINVYLEKFENWSGELKAKALWTCAPKNSDEIITIINWAKKNNFKVRPKGKQHNWSPLTLANNSDLTSNIILVDTKLYLNNVTIDKFHYPFHVTAQTGITMEALATQLEEYDLGFSCLPAPGELTLGGVLAINGHGSAVSLVDEDSHSSHHNYGSLSNQIDSLTAIVWDAASDQYILKKFLRSHPQCQAFLVHLGRAFITEVTLRVEKNQRIRCQSIIGIPAAEIFGDPLTSKFNFSHFINKSGRAEIIWYPFTDKPWLKVWSITNEKKPEYSREVNNPYNYPFSDNISENMSKMIQSIVAGHTGITPQFGKLMYYVTAAGLEYSNSFDLWGWSKNLLLYIRPSTMKVTANGYVVITKRENIQKVLNDLYKQYNYLIDKYRAQSKYPINGPLEIRVTGLDNARNLTDTSPILSSIHKVDSHPDWNVGIWINVLTLPGTPFANHFYTELEEWIYTNYCEPYATVRVEWSKGWAYNQSSAWVNKNMIRNIISTSFKNKDDDNSDWDRAASILNENDPHRVFSSPLIDSLNI
- a CDS encoding response regulator, giving the protein MNEKNINEDKNILILPFSIINENQEINFCLNVQKISSVIELDKFTQIPGEIKPFKFIVDMNSIPVPVLEILHLQASSELKNYANEIPKLKKPRKTKKRIIICNILNIYIGIIADQTKKIQMQKNENILPPPQIWEQSKDLFVSGLIKEKDCYRYIFDIEKYIISFGFNPGEVAKDKITDYNFSEKKALIVEDSSVYQLLLKKLMEKYEIEIDLAKNGKDGLDLLLKNQNKYDLIISDIEMPYMNGIDMVREYKRQNKEKSAPVIFHTTISNANLERDLQNEKLGIFLEKFEEKHLMEAIINIFIRK
- a CDS encoding chemotaxis protein CheW, with translation MNNINKLFSNQNTSLTNLKIQSEVATIEYCTLVKLSINNMHYALDIKHVHEIVDAIEIAPYPEKIKNHLGIINIRGKILPVIEIEECKNKKKKDKEKIVAIAFSNNNLFTLKCDKVQKYLYEKNALVPGQIINLNNVPTYFLDEEEFNTLMRSLI